The Salvelinus namaycush isolate Seneca chromosome 28, SaNama_1.0, whole genome shotgun sequence genome contains a region encoding:
- the LOC120023076 gene encoding antimicrobial peptide NK-lysin-like, translated as MKTSLVLLTLSLLACSVWEVCGQCQEVNLDDQEDQEVVEAQPEKHMVTLKGTCWACMWALNKVKKHISSSSSEVQIKQKLLSVCDKLGLLKSLCKGMVKKHLWVLVEELSTSDDVRTICINIKACKPKYILDLSY; from the exons ATGAAGACTTCTCTGGTCCTCCTTACCCTCAGTCTACTGGCTTGTTCAG TTTGGGAAGTCTGTGGACAATGCCAAGAGGTTAACCTTGATGACcaggaagaccaggaagtagtgGAAGCACAGCCAGAAAAGCACATGGTAACA TTAAAGGGAACATGCTGGGCGTGTATGTGGGCACTGAACAAAGTGAAGAAACACATCTCGTCTTCCTCTAGCGAG GTGCAGATAAAGCAGAAGCTATTGTCTGTTTGCGATAAATTGGGCCTCCTTAAATCTCTGTGTAAAGGCATGGTAAAAAAGCACTTGTGGGTGTTGGTTGAGGAGCTTAGCACCAGCGATGACGTGAGGACCATCTGCATTAACATTAAGGCCTGCAA accaaaatacattttggatcTGAGCTACTGA